A genomic stretch from Desulfolutivibrio sulfodismutans DSM 3696 includes:
- the glyA gene encoding serine hydroxymethyltransferase yields the protein MRALRDQLFATDPEVSATLTGEEDRQRLGIELIPSENYTYPEVLAALGSVFTNKYSEGYPGRRYYGGQEFTDQVENLARERACRVFRSEHANVQPLSGSPMNQAVYLGLLNPGDTILAMDLSHGGHLTHGAPVSHMGRLFSFVRYKTDPADGAIDMDAVRELARQHRPKLVLCGYTSYPRDLDYAAFRAVADEVGAYTMCDASHYAGLVAGNVMRNPLDFGFDVMTTTSHKSLRGPRGGMILCRKDIAAHIDKSVFPGLQGGPHMNVIAGMAITLGKALQPEFADYAAQVLANAKAMAATFIQRGAELVTGGTDNHMLVVNTQHSFGLDGRAAEELLDAAGITTNKQIIPDDVNPPLRPSGIRVGTPAATARGMKEPEMAQLTGWMADVLASPEDASLRADIRGRVADVCRLFPVPGLDV from the coding sequence ATGCGCGCCCTGCGAGACCAGCTTTTCGCCACCGACCCCGAAGTGTCCGCCACCCTGACCGGCGAGGAAGACCGGCAGCGGCTCGGCATCGAACTGATCCCGTCCGAAAACTACACCTATCCCGAGGTGCTGGCCGCGCTCGGCAGCGTCTTCACCAACAAGTATTCCGAAGGCTATCCCGGCCGTCGCTACTACGGCGGCCAGGAGTTCACGGACCAGGTGGAAAACCTGGCCCGGGAGCGCGCCTGCCGCGTGTTTCGCAGCGAACACGCCAACGTGCAGCCGCTCTCCGGTTCGCCCATGAACCAGGCCGTGTACCTGGGGCTGCTCAACCCCGGCGACACCATCCTGGCCATGGACCTGTCCCACGGCGGGCACCTGACGCACGGCGCGCCGGTGTCGCACATGGGGCGGCTTTTCAGCTTCGTGCGCTACAAGACCGATCCGGCCGACGGGGCCATCGATATGGACGCGGTGCGGGAGCTGGCGAGGCAGCACCGGCCGAAGCTGGTGCTGTGCGGCTACACCTCCTATCCGCGCGACCTGGACTATGCGGCGTTTAGGGCCGTGGCCGACGAGGTCGGGGCGTACACCATGTGCGACGCCTCGCACTACGCGGGCCTTGTGGCCGGGAACGTGATGCGAAACCCGCTGGACTTCGGCTTCGACGTGATGACCACCACCTCGCACAAGTCGCTGCGCGGCCCGCGCGGCGGCATGATCCTGTGCCGCAAGGACATCGCGGCGCACATCGACAAGTCGGTCTTCCCGGGGCTTCAGGGCGGCCCGCACATGAACGTGATCGCGGGCATGGCCATCACGCTGGGCAAGGCCCTGCAACCGGAATTCGCAGACTACGCCGCCCAGGTGTTGGCCAACGCCAAGGCCATGGCGGCCACGTTCATCCAGCGCGGCGCGGAGCTTGTGACCGGCGGCACGGACAACCACATGCTGGTGGTGAACACGCAGCACAGCTTCGGGCTGGACGGCCGGGCAGCGGAGGAGCTTCTGGACGCGGCGGGCATCACCACCAACAAGCAGATCATCCCGGACGACGTCAATCCGCCGCTTCGGCCCTCGGGCATCCGGGTGGGAACCCCGGCGGCCACGGCCCGGGGCATGAAGGAGCCGGAAATGGCCCAGCTTACGGGCTGGATGGCGGACGTTTTGGCCAGCCCCGAGGATGCGTCCCTGCGGGCGGATATCCGGGGACGCGTGGCGGACGTGTGTCGGCTCTTCCCGGTGCCGGGGCTTGATGTGTAA
- a CDS encoding HNH endonuclease: MQNYNSCIFCGNKGPYHSVEHIIPEGLGNDNLILKEKVCDKCNQYFGSKIENYVLKSTPIGFWRSYLRIVGKGRKLSDFKTGNTKKKGRLPRYHSANDSFCLKCHRDGFTSIDLSEEHISKISSDNNASLKVVLTPYMLSMMGRFLLKIGIELLCYNGIDVTSNKRFYQARKFSRYGNFKELWPIFHYNNGNLSDLVKNGEDNLGIFQEIFCYQFNIFEYTDYIILSLQVGIDVFSVCIDEQYPSPNMEKCFPHDLHILYYSPDQINPL, translated from the coding sequence ATGCAAAATTACAATTCTTGTATATTTTGCGGGAATAAAGGCCCATACCACTCTGTTGAGCATATCATCCCAGAGGGTCTTGGCAATGATAATCTCATCCTTAAAGAGAAAGTCTGCGACAAGTGCAATCAGTACTTCGGCAGTAAAATTGAAAACTATGTATTAAAATCTACGCCAATTGGTTTTTGGCGCAGCTATCTTAGAATTGTTGGAAAAGGAAGGAAACTTTCTGATTTTAAAACTGGAAACACTAAAAAAAAGGGAAGACTCCCAAGATATCACAGTGCTAATGACAGTTTTTGTCTTAAATGCCACAGAGATGGATTTACATCAATTGACTTAAGCGAAGAACATATTTCCAAAATATCATCAGATAACAATGCTTCTCTTAAAGTTGTCTTAACTCCATATATGTTGTCCATGATGGGGAGGTTTCTTCTCAAGATAGGGATTGAACTTTTATGCTACAATGGAATTGATGTGACAAGCAACAAAAGATTCTATCAAGCAAGAAAGTTTTCACGATATGGTAATTTTAAAGAATTATGGCCAATATTTCACTACAACAACGGCAACCTATCTGATCTTGTCAAAAATGGTGAAGACAACCTTGGAATTTTTCAAGAAATTTTCTGCTATCAGTTCAATATTTTTGAATACACTGATTACATCATATTATCTCTTCAAGTTGGTATAGATGTATTCAGCGTTTGCATTGATGAACAATACCCCTCGCCAAATATGGAAAAATGCTTTCCTCATGACCTTCACATCTTATATTACTCGCCAGACCAAATTAATCCACTGTAG
- a CDS encoding toxin-antitoxin system YwqK family antitoxin: protein MIGAAGGVVAVGSVSVDVPAGSFSSDTLVELSGRQTDPDYLGNRQSLVWTLRVEAQGWNQPLTVCLGFVGGLDREMPVALADNLIVGSDRSDVRPSLVMGRVVSGMLYVDIAPNDSESLPAANRRQDAPLDVATRREATFWRITGFETLRSDHFRLYYPASIAAHPEDIPQQILNFAESAYAKLAAMGFVTTGLRNPVNITVERGMGEVDGEVGVPLSGKGGQYMNINVEICTPEHLERLKATIGHEYFHIIQNLYNPRSALALRHPLATPNFLLLAEASSVWFEGVMLDSAAYVSQVFLNTLPDYQYGLATQADHTGIQNLGYWASGFLRYLRDARGSDAFVYDLWRNIQAQGTGTSGLSDLGALIDTEGGMTTTSAKWIAFLEKAASKSTAYSAWPTLPSSITTYLKTPADGYRPYAIFSDSIMPFSGRVWKVIFNYLESGDTDWAAVAKEADNISYALYKISSGTGYTRLGALTPGTPLHFSVGQGDAVVAVASNGDTSYPYQTAHLATVQIRLDGEPQYCLDVPPRWPMQYVGSVRTWKHLTYRHVVAEERYDNDDSTKPIFAVCYDVETGERRLGITWYLNNKKESQIEYKGDIYHGAYKKWWENGNPWDDHHYTDGELTGSYKSYLEDGTLNISGTYCDDKTGRIGEWYFYNNGSPYTCVHEICGDDPGCD, encoded by the coding sequence GTGATAGGGGCCGCCGGGGGCGTCGTGGCCGTGGGCTCCGTGTCGGTGGACGTGCCTGCCGGAAGCTTTTCCTCTGATACGCTGGTGGAGCTTTCCGGGAGACAGACTGATCCCGACTACCTGGGCAACCGGCAATCCCTGGTCTGGACGTTGCGTGTGGAGGCGCAAGGGTGGAACCAACCACTGACCGTATGCCTTGGTTTCGTCGGAGGCCTGGACCGGGAAATGCCTGTGGCCCTGGCCGACAACCTGATTGTCGGCAGTGACCGCAGCGATGTCCGGCCGAGCCTGGTCATGGGCCGGGTGGTTTCCGGGATGCTCTACGTCGACATTGCCCCAAACGACAGCGAATCGTTGCCCGCAGCCAATCGCAGGCAAGACGCGCCGCTCGACGTCGCCACCCGGCGCGAGGCCACGTTTTGGCGCATCACCGGTTTCGAAACGCTGCGCAGCGACCATTTCCGCCTGTATTATCCGGCCTCGATAGCAGCCCATCCGGAAGACATCCCGCAGCAGATCCTCAATTTTGCGGAATCCGCCTATGCGAAACTGGCCGCCATGGGGTTTGTCACCACCGGCCTGCGAAACCCGGTGAACATCACCGTGGAGCGGGGCATGGGCGAGGTCGACGGCGAGGTGGGCGTGCCACTCTCGGGCAAGGGCGGCCAGTACATGAACATCAACGTGGAAATCTGCACGCCGGAGCACCTGGAGCGCCTCAAGGCGACGATCGGACACGAATACTTCCACATCATCCAGAACCTCTACAACCCGAGGTCCGCCCTGGCCCTGCGCCATCCCCTGGCCACGCCGAATTTCCTGCTCCTGGCCGAGGCCTCGTCGGTGTGGTTCGAGGGCGTCATGCTGGACTCGGCCGCCTACGTCTCGCAGGTCTTTCTGAACACCCTGCCGGATTACCAGTACGGGCTGGCGACCCAGGCGGACCATACCGGCATCCAGAATCTCGGATATTGGGCGTCGGGGTTTTTGCGCTATCTGCGCGACGCGCGCGGCAGCGACGCATTCGTCTACGACCTGTGGCGCAACATCCAGGCCCAGGGAACGGGAACTTCCGGCCTGTCCGACCTGGGCGCGCTCATCGACACCGAGGGGGGCATGACCACGACATCGGCCAAGTGGATCGCTTTTTTGGAGAAAGCCGCCTCGAAGAGCACGGCCTATTCCGCCTGGCCGACCCTGCCGAGCAGCATCACCACCTATCTCAAGACCCCGGCCGACGGCTACCGGCCCTACGCCATTTTCTCCGACAGCATCATGCCTTTTTCGGGACGGGTCTGGAAGGTCATTTTCAATTATCTGGAGTCCGGCGATACGGATTGGGCCGCCGTGGCCAAAGAGGCCGACAACATCAGCTATGCGCTGTACAAGATTTCCTCGGGCACGGGCTATACGCGCCTGGGCGCCCTGACGCCCGGTACGCCGCTGCATTTCAGCGTGGGCCAGGGGGATGCGGTCGTCGCCGTGGCCAGCAACGGCGACACGTCCTATCCCTACCAGACGGCGCATCTGGCCACGGTCCAGATCAGGCTCGACGGCGAGCCGCAGTATTGCCTGGACGTACCGCCCAGGTGGCCGATGCAGTATGTGGGAAGCGTGCGGACCTGGAAGCATCTGACGTACAGGCACGTTGTCGCGGAAGAGCGGTACGACAACGACGACAGCACCAAGCCGATCTTCGCAGTGTGCTATGATGTGGAGACGGGTGAAAGGCGACTTGGCATCACTTGGTATTTGAACAATAAAAAAGAATCACAGATAGAGTACAAGGGTGACATATATCACGGTGCGTACAAGAAATGGTGGGAGAACGGGAATCCGTGGGACGACCACCACTACACGGATGGGGAATTGACGGGATCGTACAAGTCGTACCTTGAGGATGGGACGTTGAATATATCTGGAACGTATTGCGACGACAAGACCGGAAGGATAGGGGAGTGGTATTTCTATAACAACGGGAGTCCGTATACCTGTGTCCATGAGATCTGCGGCGACGATCCGGGCTGCGATTGA
- the gcvPB gene encoding aminomethyl-transferring glycine dehydrogenase subunit GcvPB: MSTVFAKSVPGREGVWPEKPRTEPVDFIPEGLLRARGANLPSLSELDVVRHFTRLSSKNYGVDSNFYPLGSCTMKYNPKFTEEVAALPGFARLHPLAPQLPGGGDMVPGALEVMYETEQLLCEITGMSAFTLHPMAGAHGELTGALMMAAYHADKGHAKTKIVCPDSAHGTNPASAAIAGYEVVSIASKDGIIDPEALAAVLDDQVAGVMMTVPNTLGLFERHLPRIVELCRAADALLYYDGANLNAILGKLRVGDAGFDVVHLNLHKTFGTPHGGGGPGSGPVGVSERLIPYLPVSRVAKDEAGRFSLRYDYPKSIGYVAPFYGNFGVMLKAYAYILRLGGEGLTRVSENAVLAANYLRKRLDDLLEVPYNRICMHEFVSSAERQGKNGVHALDIAKALLDRGYHAPTIYFPLIVKEAIMIEPTETESKDTLDGFVTDLREILALAETNPAAITAAPVTLPVGRLDETHAARAMEITDDLG; the protein is encoded by the coding sequence ATGAGCACCGTTTTCGCCAAATCCGTTCCCGGACGCGAGGGCGTATGGCCCGAGAAACCCCGCACCGAGCCCGTGGATTTCATCCCCGAGGGGCTCTTGCGCGCCCGGGGCGCCAATCTGCCGTCCTTGTCAGAGCTTGACGTGGTGCGCCACTTCACCCGGCTGTCGTCGAAAAACTATGGTGTGGACTCCAATTTCTATCCGCTTGGCTCCTGCACCATGAAGTACAACCCCAAGTTCACCGAGGAAGTGGCTGCGCTGCCCGGCTTCGCCCGGCTGCATCCCCTGGCCCCGCAGCTTCCCGGCGGCGGCGACATGGTTCCCGGCGCGCTTGAGGTCATGTACGAGACGGAACAGCTCCTGTGCGAGATCACAGGCATGTCCGCCTTCACCCTGCACCCCATGGCCGGGGCCCACGGCGAACTCACGGGCGCGCTCATGATGGCCGCCTACCACGCCGACAAGGGCCACGCCAAAACCAAGATCGTCTGCCCCGACTCGGCCCACGGCACCAACCCGGCCTCGGCCGCCATCGCCGGATACGAGGTGGTGAGCATCGCCTCCAAGGACGGCATCATCGATCCCGAGGCCCTGGCCGCCGTGCTCGACGACCAGGTGGCCGGGGTGATGATGACCGTGCCCAACACGCTCGGGCTTTTCGAGCGCCATCTGCCGCGCATCGTGGAACTGTGCCGCGCGGCCGACGCCCTGCTCTACTACGACGGCGCCAATTTGAACGCCATCCTGGGCAAGCTCCGGGTGGGCGACGCCGGGTTCGACGTGGTGCACTTAAACCTCCACAAGACCTTCGGCACCCCCCACGGCGGCGGCGGCCCGGGCTCGGGACCGGTTGGCGTCTCCGAGCGGCTCATCCCCTATCTGCCTGTCTCCCGGGTCGCAAAAGACGAGGCCGGGCGCTTCAGCCTGCGCTACGACTATCCCAAATCCATCGGCTACGTGGCCCCCTTCTACGGCAACTTCGGGGTCATGCTCAAAGCCTACGCCTACATCCTGCGCCTGGGCGGCGAAGGCCTGACGCGCGTCTCGGAAAACGCCGTCCTGGCCGCCAACTATCTGCGTAAGCGCCTGGATGACCTGCTCGAGGTGCCCTACAACCGCATCTGCATGCACGAGTTCGTGTCTTCGGCCGAACGCCAGGGCAAAAACGGCGTGCATGCCCTGGACATCGCCAAGGCCCTGCTCGACCGGGGCTACCACGCCCCCACGATCTACTTCCCGCTCATCGTCAAAGAGGCCATCATGATCGAGCCTACCGAGACCGAGAGCAAGGACACCCTGGACGGCTTCGTGACCGATCTGCGCGAGATACTGGCCCTGGCCGAGACCAACCCGGCCGCCATCACCGCCGCGCCCGTGACCCTGCCCGTGGGACGCCTGGACGAGACCCACGCCGCCCGGGCCATGGAGATCACCGATGACCTCGGTTGA
- a CDS encoding dihydrolipoyl dehydrogenase family protein: MTSVDPADLLIVGGGPAGVDAALAGAALGLQTVLVEAAELGGTCLNRGCIPTKVLLGATDAADELAAQSRLKLAEGRIIFSLAALQTRKDRLVSGSRTALAATLAKAGVRVDAGRVTRISPGSARVDTPKGPHSVPYRFCILATGSRPAVYPSMAPDGRAVLDSTALLGLTQVPESLIIVGAGAIGLEFADIFHRLGAKIVLLDGAERIAPAEDPDVSKVLTQTLTRKGCVVRAGVRVKKLATVDGHAVLTLDTGEDIHAEKALVAVGRFPNSDIPGLADLGVRFLGDGPSRAWIDVNDHLLAAPNIYAVGDVNGRTLLAHAASHQACYAVRHAAGKTAAPYEPGAIPGCIYGNPETLRVGRLSRELAAHGLEPEVSEVQLAANPMAQAHAATAGFVRVTWLDGRVAGVTAVGRGVAAMGTLATLLVNQGFTRDDAEHLIFPHPGLDESLRAALLAGRKKG, from the coding sequence ATGACCTCGGTTGATCCGGCCGATCTGCTTATCGTCGGCGGCGGCCCGGCCGGGGTCGATGCAGCCCTGGCCGGGGCCGCCCTGGGCCTGCAAACCGTCCTCGTGGAGGCCGCCGAACTCGGCGGCACCTGCCTGAACCGGGGCTGCATCCCCACCAAGGTGCTGCTCGGGGCCACCGACGCCGCAGACGAACTGGCCGCCCAAAGCCGCCTGAAACTGGCCGAGGGCCGCATCATCTTCTCCCTGGCCGCGCTTCAGACCCGCAAGGACCGCCTCGTCTCCGGAAGCCGCACCGCCCTGGCCGCCACCCTGGCCAAAGCCGGGGTCCGGGTCGATGCCGGACGCGTCACCCGCATCTCCCCGGGCTCAGCCCGCGTCGATACCCCAAAAGGGCCCCACAGCGTGCCCTACCGTTTCTGCATCCTGGCCACGGGCTCGCGCCCGGCCGTCTATCCCTCCATGGCCCCGGATGGCCGCGCCGTGCTCGACTCCACCGCCCTCCTGGGCCTGACCCAGGTTCCCGAAAGCCTGATCATCGTCGGGGCCGGGGCCATCGGGCTGGAATTCGCCGACATCTTCCACCGCCTTGGCGCAAAAATCGTTCTGCTCGACGGGGCCGAACGCATCGCCCCGGCCGAAGACCCCGACGTGTCCAAGGTGCTCACCCAGACGCTCACCCGCAAAGGCTGCGTGGTCCGGGCCGGGGTGCGCGTCAAAAAACTCGCCACCGTGGACGGCCACGCCGTACTGACGCTCGACACCGGCGAGGACATCCACGCCGAAAAGGCCCTGGTGGCCGTGGGCCGCTTCCCCAATTCCGACATCCCGGGCCTGGCCGATCTCGGTGTGCGCTTTCTGGGCGACGGCCCCAGCCGGGCCTGGATCGACGTCAATGACCATCTCCTGGCCGCCCCGAACATCTACGCCGTGGGCGACGTCAACGGCCGCACGTTACTCGCCCACGCCGCCTCGCATCAGGCCTGCTACGCCGTGCGCCACGCCGCCGGGAAAACCGCCGCCCCCTACGAGCCCGGGGCCATCCCGGGCTGCATCTACGGCAACCCCGAGACCCTGCGCGTGGGCCGCTTGTCCCGCGAACTGGCCGCCCACGGCCTCGAACCGGAAGTCTCCGAGGTCCAGTTGGCCGCCAACCCCATGGCCCAGGCCCATGCCGCCACGGCCGGATTCGTGCGCGTGACGTGGCTTGACGGCCGTGTGGCAGGCGTTACGGCCGTTGGGCGCGGCGTAGCCGCCATGGGAACCCTGGCCACGCTTCTGGTCAACCAGGGCTTTACCCGCGACGATGCCGAACACCTGATCTTCCCCCACCCGGGCCTCGACGAATCCCTGCGCGCCGCGCTGTTGGCGGGCAGGAAGAAGGGGTAG
- a CDS encoding enoyl-CoA hydratase-related protein, whose translation MSDKSLIDLTRHDAVAVISLRRPDRRNAVNAAMAGELRRALTGIGADPAVRVAILTGDAACFCAGMDLAAFLDGQGQEINSGPGRFAGVAAHTLDIPLLAAVEGPALAGGFEMALACDMIVAGQDAFFGLPEVRVGLFPAAGGAFRLMRALPPNLAMEMLCAGRRLTAAEAHRFGLVNRLAPAGTALATALDLAREIAAMAPIGVRAGLRLARAARDADADRLWAENDALWAVVSASADAAEGPRAFLEKRPPAWKGA comes from the coding sequence ATGTCAGATAAATCCCTGATCGACCTGACGCGCCACGACGCCGTGGCCGTCATCTCCCTGCGCCGCCCGGATCGCCGCAACGCCGTCAACGCCGCCATGGCCGGAGAGCTTCGCCGGGCGCTGACCGGCATCGGCGCGGACCCGGCCGTGCGGGTGGCGATTTTGACCGGCGACGCGGCCTGTTTCTGCGCCGGAATGGACCTTGCGGCCTTTCTGGACGGCCAGGGGCAGGAGATCAACTCCGGGCCGGGACGTTTCGCCGGGGTGGCCGCCCACACCCTGGACATCCCCCTGCTGGCCGCCGTGGAAGGCCCGGCGCTGGCTGGCGGATTCGAGATGGCCCTGGCCTGCGACATGATCGTGGCTGGCCAGGACGCCTTTTTCGGCCTGCCGGAGGTGCGGGTGGGGCTTTTCCCCGCTGCAGGCGGCGCGTTCCGCCTCATGCGCGCCCTGCCCCCGAATCTGGCCATGGAGATGCTGTGCGCCGGACGGCGGTTGACCGCCGCCGAGGCGCATCGCTTCGGGCTGGTCAACCGGCTGGCCCCGGCCGGTACGGCCCTGGCGACGGCCCTGGATCTGGCCCGGGAGATCGCGGCCATGGCCCCGATTGGGGTGCGCGCCGGGCTGCGGCTGGCCCGGGCCGCCCGCGACGCCGATGCAGATCGGCTGTGGGCCGAAAACGACGCCCTGTGGGCGGTGGTCAGCGCCTCAGCCGACGCGGCGGAAGGTCCGCGCGCCTTTCTCGAAAAGCGGCCGCCCGCCTGGAAGGGGGCGTAG
- a CDS encoding Maf family protein — translation MKRPLILASASPRRKELLELAGLDFKVVPSHALEPLPDDSESPEEYAVSMARIKAVEVAGRCPDAVVLGADSVVAVDMDILGKPVDEADAVRMLGMLSGRTHRVVTGVCVVMPGHEDRMFSVSTDVTMADISPEAARAYVETGEPMDKAGAYAVQGRAACFVTRINGSYTNVVGLPLAEVVSIFSEI, via the coding sequence ATGAAACGCCCCCTGATCCTGGCCTCGGCCTCGCCGCGCCGAAAAGAACTGCTGGAACTGGCGGGCCTGGATTTCAAGGTCGTGCCCAGCCACGCCCTGGAGCCGCTGCCGGATGACAGCGAATCGCCCGAGGAATATGCCGTGTCCATGGCCCGCATCAAGGCCGTGGAGGTGGCGGGACGTTGCCCTGACGCGGTGGTGCTCGGCGCGGATTCGGTCGTCGCCGTGGATATGGATATCCTGGGCAAGCCCGTGGACGAGGCCGACGCCGTGCGCATGCTGGGCATGCTGTCCGGCAGGACGCACCGCGTGGTGACCGGCGTGTGTGTCGTCATGCCAGGACACGAGGACCGGATGTTTTCCGTCTCGACCGACGTGACCATGGCCGACATCTCGCCCGAGGCCGCCAGGGCCTATGTTGAAACCGGCGAGCCCATGGACAAGGCCGGGGCCTACGCCGTCCAGGGCCGCGCCGCCTGCTTCGTCACCCGCATCAACGGGTCGTATACCAATGTGGTGGGGCTGCCGCTGGCGGAGGTGGTGAGCATATTTTCCGAAATATAA